From Molothrus aeneus isolate 106 chromosome 18, BPBGC_Maene_1.0, whole genome shotgun sequence, a single genomic window includes:
- the GIT2 gene encoding ARF GTPase-activating protein GIT2 isoform X4: MRGAGPGLAGPVTGPAAAAAAGPAMAKRLRSSEVCADCSAQDPCWASINRGILICDECCSVHRSLGRHISQVRHLKHTPWPPTLLQMVETLYNNGANSIWEHSLLDPASVMSGRRKASPQDKVHPNKAEFIRAKYQMLAFVHRLPCREDDSVTAKDLSKQLHSSVRTGNLETCLRLLSLGAQANFFHPEKGNTPLHVAAKAGQTLQAELLAVYGADPGTQDSNGKTPVDYARQGGHHELAERLVEIQYELTDRLAFYLCGRKPEHKNGQHFVIPQMADSSLDVSELAKAAKKKLQSLSNHLFEELAMDVYDEVDRRETDAVWLATQNHSTLVTETTVVPFLPVNPEYSSTRNQGRQKLARFNAHEFATLVIDILSDAKRRQQGNSLTGSKENVELILKSISNQHSSESQDNDQPDYDSVASDEDTDLETNAAKSSRQKSLDSDLSDGPVTAQEYMQVKNALVASEVKIQQLMKVNINLSDELRIMQKKLQTLQSENTNLRRQATTNIYQVQSGSEYPDPSSNSSLKRRPSARGSRPMSMYETGSGQKPYLPMGEVTYPEENITRLQPFPPHIGRSAFVTSSSSLPSFPSTLSWSRDESTRRASKLEKQSSVSESDYDNPTTPVELEEPGSGRKGRQRSVVWQGEGSIPEDTDPAPSSSLPSTEDVIRKTEQITKNIQELLRAAQENKHDSYIPCSERIHVAVTEMAALFPKKPKSELVRTSLRLLTSSAYRLQSECRKALPAEPSAAPDMQLVTQQVIQCAYDIAKAAKQLVTITTKENNN; this comes from the exons ATgcgcggggccggcccggggctgGCGGGGCCCGTTaccggccccgctgccgccgctgccgccggtCCCGCGATGGCGAAGCGCCTGAGGAGCAGCGAGGTGTGCGCCGACTGCAGCGCCCAGG ATCCTTGCTGGGCATCCATAAACAGGGGGATCCTGATCTGTGATGAGTGCTGCAGTGTGCACAGGAGCCTGGGCCGTCACATCTCCCAAGTGAGGCATCTCAAACACACCCCGTGGCCTCCAACACTGCTGCAG ATGGTGGAAACTCTGTACAACAATGGTGCTAATTCCATCTGGGAGCACTCCCTGCTGGACCCTGCCTCTGTGATGAGCGGGCGGCGCAAGGCCAGCCCGCAGGATAAAGTGCA TCCCAACAAAGCAGAGTTCATCAGAGCTAAATATCAAATGTTAGCGTTTGTGCATCGCCTGCCGTGCCGGGAGGACGACAGTGTCACTGCCAAGGATCTCAGCAAG CAACTCCATTCCAGTGTGAGGACAGGGAACCTGGAGACCTGTTTGCGACTGCTCTCCTTAGGAGCTCAAGCCAACTTCTTCCATCCT GAGAAAGGAAACACCCCTCTGCACGTTGCTGCTAAGGCAGGACAGACTTTGCAAGCAGAACTGTTGGCAGTTTATGGTGCTGATCCTGGTACACAAGATTCCAATGGGAAAACTCCAGTTGATTATGCAAG GCAAGGGGGGCACCACGAGCTGGCAGAGAGGCTGGTGGAGATCCAGTACGAGCTCACAGACAGGTTGGCTTTCTACCTCTGTGGCAGGAAACCAG AGCACAAAAATGGGCAGCACTTTGTTATACCTCAGATGGCAGACAG CAGTCTGGATGTATCAGAACTGGCAAAAGCAGCCAAGAAGAAGCTTCAGTCT CTAAGCAACCACTTATTTGAAGAACTTGCCATGGATGTTTATGATGAAGTTGACAGAAGGGAAACAGATGCAG TTTGGCTTGCTACTCAGAACCACAGCACACTGGTGACAGAGACCACTGTGGtcccttttcttcctgtaaATCCTGAATACTCCTCAACCAGGAATCAG GGAAGGCAGAAACTGGCTCGATTCAATGCTCACGAGTTTGCTACACTGGTTATAGACATTTTAAGTGATGCCAAACGAAGACAGCAGGGGAATTCTCTCACTGGTTCCAAAG AAAATGTGGAGCTGATCCTGAAATCAATCAGCAATCAGCACAGCAGTGAAAGTCAGGACAATGACCAGCCTGATTATGACAGTGTTGCTTCAGATGAAGATACAGATCTGGAAACAAATGCAGCTAAATCAAGCAGGCAGAAG AGTTTGGATTCAGATTTGTCAGATGGACCAGTGACAGCCCAGGAATATATGCAGGTTAAAAATGCCTTGGTGGCTTCTGAGGTGAAGATTCAGCAGTTAATGAAAGTGAACATCAACCTGAGTGATGAGCTGAGGATTATGCAGAAAAAG CTCCAAACTCTCCAGAGTGAAAATACCAACCTCAGAAGACAGGCCACAACCAATATCTATCAGGTGCAAAGTGGTTCTGAGTACCCAGACCCCAGCAGCAATTCCTCCCTAAAGCGGCGCCCGTCGGCCCGGGGCAGCAGGCCCATGTCCATGTACGAGACTGGCTCGGGGCAGAAGCCCTACCTGCCCATGGGGGAGGTCACCTACCCAGAGGAAAACATCACCaggctgcagcccttccctccaCAC ATCGGGAGGAGTGCGTTTGTGACCTCCTCTTCATCTCTaccttccttcccctccacgcTTTCCTGGTCGAGGGATGAGAGCACACGAAGG GCCTCCAAGCTGGAGAAGCAGAGCAGCGTGTCTGAGAGCGACTATGACAACCCCACCACCCCcgtggagctggaggagccagG GTCGggcaggaagggcaggcagCGCAGCGTGGTGTGGCAGGGGGAGGGCTCCATCCCTGAGGACACTGACccagcccccagctccagcctgcccagTACAGAAGATGTGatcaggaaaacagagcagatCACCAAGAacatccaggagctgctgcgAGCAGCACAGGAGAACAAACATGACAG CTATATACCGTGCTCCGAGAGAATACATGTGGCAGTGACAGAGATGGCAGCCTTGTTCCCAAAA aagCCCAAGTCGGAGCTGGTGAGGACTTCCCTGCGGCTGCTGACCTCCAGCGCCTACAGGCTGCAGTCGGAGTGCAGGAAGGCGCTGCCCGCCGAGCCCAGCGCCGCGCCCGACATGCAGCTGGTGACACAGCAGGTCATCCAGTGCGCCTACGACATCGCCAAGGCTGCCAAGCAGCTGGTCACCATCACAACCAAAGAGAACAACAACTGA
- the TCHP gene encoding trichoplein keratin filament-binding protein — protein sequence MSLWLRRGRGPERWAAERRELQERSRQQWESTSRAFARAAAACSLQARWSEPRVPPPRYGRGRCGGSRGGAGIALTAGVCGSAAAARRDAEEAAARLERRRERLRRLLGEEREALAAELRERRRGGMRSQELRDGPGECGRKFAEPPLQERWNKHNAELREAESELHRKHMREAWRDQLTQENKEEGTKLVEKKRYENRYETAGGEALEGTRQEEEKPQLEKTLLQQIEELKLQETKATKLKKEQENLLKQQWELENLEEERKQMEEHRRKKELGRFLKHQCDVQLRRRAQLVQEELEADRQILSVLLEKEEEDQSWQSAQRGRAVADVAWMKKVIEEQLQLEKEREAELETIFREEAKKMWEKREEEWEREKVARDRLMSEVLAGRQRQIQEKMELNRRAQAESIKYREQLIKELEEAKEGTHREQEQEEEQQRAHRRELQAQGSELSLGEEEQQQEGSARQHLEARQGWHSRFYSYPGAAWT from the exons ATGTCGCTGTGgctgcggcggggccgcggcccgGAGCGCTGGGCGGCCGAGCggcgggagctgcaggagcgcAGCCGGCAGCAGTGGGAGAGCACCAGCCGCGCCTtcgcccgcgccgccgccgcctgcTCCCTGCAGGCGCGGTGGAGCGAGCCCCGCGTCCCCCCGCCCAGGTACGGCCGCGGTCGGTGCGGCGGGTCCCGGGGCGGTGCGGGGATCGCGCTCACCGCCGGTGTGTGCGgcagcgcggcggcggcgcggcgggacgcggaggaggcggcggcgcggctggagcggcggcgggagcggctgcgGCGGCTGCTGGGCGAGGAGCGGGAGGCGCTGGCGGCGGAgctgcgggagcggcggcggggcgggatGCGGAGCCAGGAGCTGCGGGACGGCCCCGGAGAGTGCGGGAGGAAG TTTGCTGAGCCGCCGCTGCAGGAGCGCTGGAACAAACACAACGCGGAGCTCCGAGAG GCAGAGTCTGAGCTGCACAGGAAGCACATGAGGGAGGCTTGGAGGGATCAGCTAACACAAGAAAACAAG gaagaggggacCAAGCTTGTAGAGAAGAAACGTTATGAAAACAGGTACGAAACGGCAGGAGGGGAAGCGCTGGAAGGAACGAGACAAGAGGAAGAGAAGCCTCAGCTGGAGAAGACCTTGCTTCAGCAGATAGAAGAACTGAAACTGCAGGAGACAAAG gcaacaaagctgaaaaaggaacaagagaatttattaaagcagcagtgggagctggagaatttggaagaagaaaggaaacaaatggAAGAGCACCGGAGGAAGAAAGAGCTCGG tcGCTTTTTGAAGCATCAGTGTGATGTCCAGTTAAGGAGACGAGCGCAGCTGGTACAGGAGGAGCTG GAGGCAGACAGGCAAATCTTATCAGTCCTCctggagaaagaagaggaagatcAGAGCTGGCAGAGTGCGCAGCGGGGACGTGCGGTGGCAGACGTGGCCTGGATGAAGAAGGTCATTGAGGAACAActccagctggaaaaggagagggaagcagagctTGAGACTATCTTCAG ggaagaagcaaaaaaaatgtgggagaagagggaagaagaatgggaaagagagaaggtgGCCAGAGATCGCCTGATGAGTGAG GTCCTTGCAGGCAGGCAGCGCCAGATCCAAGAGAAGATGGAGCTAAACAGGAGGGCCCAAGCAGAGTCCATTAAATATCGAGAGCAGCTGATCAAAGAACTGGAGGAGGCCAAGGAAGGGACTCAtcgggagcaggagcaggaggaggagcagcagagagcccacaggagggagctgcaggcacag GGttcagagctcagcctgggagaggaggagcagcagcaggagggatcAGCCCGGCAGCACCTggaggccaggcagggctggcacagcagg TTCTACAGTTACCCAGGAGCAGCTTGGACCTGA
- the GIT2 gene encoding ARF GTPase-activating protein GIT2 isoform X1 → MRGAGPGLAGPVTGPAAAAAAGPAMAKRLRSSEVCADCSAQDPCWASINRGILICDECCSVHRSLGRHISQVRHLKHTPWPPTLLQMVETLYNNGANSIWEHSLLDPASVMSGRRKASPQDKVHPNKAEFIRAKYQMLAFVHRLPCREDDSVTAKDLSKQLHSSVRTGNLETCLRLLSLGAQANFFHPEKGNTPLHVAAKAGQTLQAELLAVYGADPGTQDSNGKTPVDYARQGGHHELAERLVEIQYELTDRLAFYLCGRKPEHKNGQHFVIPQMADSSLDVSELAKAAKKKLQSLSNHLFEELAMDVYDEVDRRETDAVWLATQNHSTLVTETTVVPFLPVNPEYSSTRNQGRQKLARFNAHEFATLVIDILSDAKRRQQGNSLTGSKENVELILKSISNQHSSESQDNDQPDYDSVASDEDTDLETNAAKSSRQKSLDSDLSDGPVTAQEYMQVKNALVASEVKIQQLMKVNINLSDELRIMQKKLQTLQSENTNLRRQATTNIYQVQSGSEYPDPSSNSSLKRRPSARGSRPMSMYETGSGQKPYLPMGEVTYPEENITRLQPFPPHASKLEKQSSVSESDYDNPTTPVELEEPGSGRKGRQRSVVWQGEGSIPEDTDPAPSSSLPSTEDVIRKTEQITKNIQELLRAAQENKHDSYIPCSERIHVAVTEMAALFPKKPKSELVRTSLRLLTSSAYRLQSECRKALPAEPSAAPDMQLVTQQVIQCAYDIAKAAKQLVTITTKENNN, encoded by the exons ATgcgcggggccggcccggggctgGCGGGGCCCGTTaccggccccgctgccgccgctgccgccggtCCCGCGATGGCGAAGCGCCTGAGGAGCAGCGAGGTGTGCGCCGACTGCAGCGCCCAGG ATCCTTGCTGGGCATCCATAAACAGGGGGATCCTGATCTGTGATGAGTGCTGCAGTGTGCACAGGAGCCTGGGCCGTCACATCTCCCAAGTGAGGCATCTCAAACACACCCCGTGGCCTCCAACACTGCTGCAG ATGGTGGAAACTCTGTACAACAATGGTGCTAATTCCATCTGGGAGCACTCCCTGCTGGACCCTGCCTCTGTGATGAGCGGGCGGCGCAAGGCCAGCCCGCAGGATAAAGTGCA TCCCAACAAAGCAGAGTTCATCAGAGCTAAATATCAAATGTTAGCGTTTGTGCATCGCCTGCCGTGCCGGGAGGACGACAGTGTCACTGCCAAGGATCTCAGCAAG CAACTCCATTCCAGTGTGAGGACAGGGAACCTGGAGACCTGTTTGCGACTGCTCTCCTTAGGAGCTCAAGCCAACTTCTTCCATCCT GAGAAAGGAAACACCCCTCTGCACGTTGCTGCTAAGGCAGGACAGACTTTGCAAGCAGAACTGTTGGCAGTTTATGGTGCTGATCCTGGTACACAAGATTCCAATGGGAAAACTCCAGTTGATTATGCAAG GCAAGGGGGGCACCACGAGCTGGCAGAGAGGCTGGTGGAGATCCAGTACGAGCTCACAGACAGGTTGGCTTTCTACCTCTGTGGCAGGAAACCAG AGCACAAAAATGGGCAGCACTTTGTTATACCTCAGATGGCAGACAG CAGTCTGGATGTATCAGAACTGGCAAAAGCAGCCAAGAAGAAGCTTCAGTCT CTAAGCAACCACTTATTTGAAGAACTTGCCATGGATGTTTATGATGAAGTTGACAGAAGGGAAACAGATGCAG TTTGGCTTGCTACTCAGAACCACAGCACACTGGTGACAGAGACCACTGTGGtcccttttcttcctgtaaATCCTGAATACTCCTCAACCAGGAATCAG GGAAGGCAGAAACTGGCTCGATTCAATGCTCACGAGTTTGCTACACTGGTTATAGACATTTTAAGTGATGCCAAACGAAGACAGCAGGGGAATTCTCTCACTGGTTCCAAAG AAAATGTGGAGCTGATCCTGAAATCAATCAGCAATCAGCACAGCAGTGAAAGTCAGGACAATGACCAGCCTGATTATGACAGTGTTGCTTCAGATGAAGATACAGATCTGGAAACAAATGCAGCTAAATCAAGCAGGCAGAAG AGTTTGGATTCAGATTTGTCAGATGGACCAGTGACAGCCCAGGAATATATGCAGGTTAAAAATGCCTTGGTGGCTTCTGAGGTGAAGATTCAGCAGTTAATGAAAGTGAACATCAACCTGAGTGATGAGCTGAGGATTATGCAGAAAAAG CTCCAAACTCTCCAGAGTGAAAATACCAACCTCAGAAGACAGGCCACAACCAATATCTATCAGGTGCAAAGTGGTTCTGAGTACCCAGACCCCAGCAGCAATTCCTCCCTAAAGCGGCGCCCGTCGGCCCGGGGCAGCAGGCCCATGTCCATGTACGAGACTGGCTCGGGGCAGAAGCCCTACCTGCCCATGGGGGAGGTCACCTACCCAGAGGAAAACATCACCaggctgcagcccttccctccaCAC GCCTCCAAGCTGGAGAAGCAGAGCAGCGTGTCTGAGAGCGACTATGACAACCCCACCACCCCcgtggagctggaggagccagG GTCGggcaggaagggcaggcagCGCAGCGTGGTGTGGCAGGGGGAGGGCTCCATCCCTGAGGACACTGACccagcccccagctccagcctgcccagTACAGAAGATGTGatcaggaaaacagagcagatCACCAAGAacatccaggagctgctgcgAGCAGCACAGGAGAACAAACATGACAG CTATATACCGTGCTCCGAGAGAATACATGTGGCAGTGACAGAGATGGCAGCCTTGTTCCCAAAA aagCCCAAGTCGGAGCTGGTGAGGACTTCCCTGCGGCTGCTGACCTCCAGCGCCTACAGGCTGCAGTCGGAGTGCAGGAAGGCGCTGCCCGCCGAGCCCAGCGCCGCGCCCGACATGCAGCTGGTGACACAGCAGGTCATCCAGTGCGCCTACGACATCGCCAAGGCTGCCAAGCAGCTGGTCACCATCACAACCAAAGAGAACAACAACTGA
- the GIT2 gene encoding ARF GTPase-activating protein GIT2 isoform X2 codes for MRGAGPGLAGPVTGPAAAAAAGPAMAKRLRSSEVCADCSAQDPCWASINRGILICDECCSVHRSLGRHISQVRHLKHTPWPPTLLQMVETLYNNGANSIWEHSLLDPASVMSGRRKASPQDKVHPNKAEFIRAKYQMLAFVHRLPCREDDSVTAKDLSKQLHSSVRTGNLETCLRLLSLGAQANFFHPEKGNTPLHVAAKAGQTLQAELLAVYGADPGTQDSNGKTPVDYARQGGHHELAERLVEIQYELTDRLAFYLCGRKPEHKNGQHFVIPQMADSLDVSELAKAAKKKLQSLSNHLFEELAMDVYDEVDRRETDAVWLATQNHSTLVTETTVVPFLPVNPEYSSTRNQGRQKLARFNAHEFATLVIDILSDAKRRQQGNSLTGSKENVELILKSISNQHSSESQDNDQPDYDSVASDEDTDLETNAAKSSRQKSLDSDLSDGPVTAQEYMQVKNALVASEVKIQQLMKVNINLSDELRIMQKKLQTLQSENTNLRRQATTNIYQVQSGSEYPDPSSNSSLKRRPSARGSRPMSMYETGSGQKPYLPMGEVTYPEENITRLQPFPPHASKLEKQSSVSESDYDNPTTPVELEEPGSGRKGRQRSVVWQGEGSIPEDTDPAPSSSLPSTEDVIRKTEQITKNIQELLRAAQENKHDSYIPCSERIHVAVTEMAALFPKKPKSELVRTSLRLLTSSAYRLQSECRKALPAEPSAAPDMQLVTQQVIQCAYDIAKAAKQLVTITTKENNN; via the exons ATgcgcggggccggcccggggctgGCGGGGCCCGTTaccggccccgctgccgccgctgccgccggtCCCGCGATGGCGAAGCGCCTGAGGAGCAGCGAGGTGTGCGCCGACTGCAGCGCCCAGG ATCCTTGCTGGGCATCCATAAACAGGGGGATCCTGATCTGTGATGAGTGCTGCAGTGTGCACAGGAGCCTGGGCCGTCACATCTCCCAAGTGAGGCATCTCAAACACACCCCGTGGCCTCCAACACTGCTGCAG ATGGTGGAAACTCTGTACAACAATGGTGCTAATTCCATCTGGGAGCACTCCCTGCTGGACCCTGCCTCTGTGATGAGCGGGCGGCGCAAGGCCAGCCCGCAGGATAAAGTGCA TCCCAACAAAGCAGAGTTCATCAGAGCTAAATATCAAATGTTAGCGTTTGTGCATCGCCTGCCGTGCCGGGAGGACGACAGTGTCACTGCCAAGGATCTCAGCAAG CAACTCCATTCCAGTGTGAGGACAGGGAACCTGGAGACCTGTTTGCGACTGCTCTCCTTAGGAGCTCAAGCCAACTTCTTCCATCCT GAGAAAGGAAACACCCCTCTGCACGTTGCTGCTAAGGCAGGACAGACTTTGCAAGCAGAACTGTTGGCAGTTTATGGTGCTGATCCTGGTACACAAGATTCCAATGGGAAAACTCCAGTTGATTATGCAAG GCAAGGGGGGCACCACGAGCTGGCAGAGAGGCTGGTGGAGATCCAGTACGAGCTCACAGACAGGTTGGCTTTCTACCTCTGTGGCAGGAAACCAG AGCACAAAAATGGGCAGCACTTTGTTATACCTCAGATGGCAGACAG TCTGGATGTATCAGAACTGGCAAAAGCAGCCAAGAAGAAGCTTCAGTCT CTAAGCAACCACTTATTTGAAGAACTTGCCATGGATGTTTATGATGAAGTTGACAGAAGGGAAACAGATGCAG TTTGGCTTGCTACTCAGAACCACAGCACACTGGTGACAGAGACCACTGTGGtcccttttcttcctgtaaATCCTGAATACTCCTCAACCAGGAATCAG GGAAGGCAGAAACTGGCTCGATTCAATGCTCACGAGTTTGCTACACTGGTTATAGACATTTTAAGTGATGCCAAACGAAGACAGCAGGGGAATTCTCTCACTGGTTCCAAAG AAAATGTGGAGCTGATCCTGAAATCAATCAGCAATCAGCACAGCAGTGAAAGTCAGGACAATGACCAGCCTGATTATGACAGTGTTGCTTCAGATGAAGATACAGATCTGGAAACAAATGCAGCTAAATCAAGCAGGCAGAAG AGTTTGGATTCAGATTTGTCAGATGGACCAGTGACAGCCCAGGAATATATGCAGGTTAAAAATGCCTTGGTGGCTTCTGAGGTGAAGATTCAGCAGTTAATGAAAGTGAACATCAACCTGAGTGATGAGCTGAGGATTATGCAGAAAAAG CTCCAAACTCTCCAGAGTGAAAATACCAACCTCAGAAGACAGGCCACAACCAATATCTATCAGGTGCAAAGTGGTTCTGAGTACCCAGACCCCAGCAGCAATTCCTCCCTAAAGCGGCGCCCGTCGGCCCGGGGCAGCAGGCCCATGTCCATGTACGAGACTGGCTCGGGGCAGAAGCCCTACCTGCCCATGGGGGAGGTCACCTACCCAGAGGAAAACATCACCaggctgcagcccttccctccaCAC GCCTCCAAGCTGGAGAAGCAGAGCAGCGTGTCTGAGAGCGACTATGACAACCCCACCACCCCcgtggagctggaggagccagG GTCGggcaggaagggcaggcagCGCAGCGTGGTGTGGCAGGGGGAGGGCTCCATCCCTGAGGACACTGACccagcccccagctccagcctgcccagTACAGAAGATGTGatcaggaaaacagagcagatCACCAAGAacatccaggagctgctgcgAGCAGCACAGGAGAACAAACATGACAG CTATATACCGTGCTCCGAGAGAATACATGTGGCAGTGACAGAGATGGCAGCCTTGTTCCCAAAA aagCCCAAGTCGGAGCTGGTGAGGACTTCCCTGCGGCTGCTGACCTCCAGCGCCTACAGGCTGCAGTCGGAGTGCAGGAAGGCGCTGCCCGCCGAGCCCAGCGCCGCGCCCGACATGCAGCTGGTGACACAGCAGGTCATCCAGTGCGCCTACGACATCGCCAAGGCTGCCAAGCAGCTGGTCACCATCACAACCAAAGAGAACAACAACTGA
- the GIT2 gene encoding ARF GTPase-activating protein GIT2 isoform X3: protein MRGAGPGLAGPVTGPAAAAAAGPAMAKRLRSSEVCADCSAQDPCWASINRGILICDECCSVHRSLGRHISQVRHLKHTPWPPTLLQMVETLYNNGANSIWEHSLLDPASVMSGRRKASPQDKVHPNKAEFIRAKYQMLAFVHRLPCREDDSVTAKDLSKQLHSSVRTGNLETCLRLLSLGAQANFFHPEKGNTPLHVAAKAGQTLQAELLAVYGADPGTQDSNGKTPVDYARQGGHHELAERLVEIQYELTDRLAFYLCGRKPEHKNGQHFVIPQMADSSLDVSELAKAAKKKLQSLSNHLFEELAMDVYDEVDRRETDAVWLATQNHSTLVTETTVVPFLPVNPEYSSTRNQGRQKLARFNAHEFATLVIDILSDAKRRQQGNSLTGSKENVELILKSISNQHSSESQDNDQPDYDSVASDEDTDLETNAAKSSRQKSLDSDLSDGPVTAQEYMQVKNALVASEVKIQQLMKVNINLSDELRIMQKKASKLEKQSSVSESDYDNPTTPVELEEPGSGRKGRQRSVVWQGEGSIPEDTDPAPSSSLPSTEDVIRKTEQITKNIQELLRAAQENKHDSYIPCSERIHVAVTEMAALFPKKPKSELVRTSLRLLTSSAYRLQSECRKALPAEPSAAPDMQLVTQQVIQCAYDIAKAAKQLVTITTKENNN from the exons ATgcgcggggccggcccggggctgGCGGGGCCCGTTaccggccccgctgccgccgctgccgccggtCCCGCGATGGCGAAGCGCCTGAGGAGCAGCGAGGTGTGCGCCGACTGCAGCGCCCAGG ATCCTTGCTGGGCATCCATAAACAGGGGGATCCTGATCTGTGATGAGTGCTGCAGTGTGCACAGGAGCCTGGGCCGTCACATCTCCCAAGTGAGGCATCTCAAACACACCCCGTGGCCTCCAACACTGCTGCAG ATGGTGGAAACTCTGTACAACAATGGTGCTAATTCCATCTGGGAGCACTCCCTGCTGGACCCTGCCTCTGTGATGAGCGGGCGGCGCAAGGCCAGCCCGCAGGATAAAGTGCA TCCCAACAAAGCAGAGTTCATCAGAGCTAAATATCAAATGTTAGCGTTTGTGCATCGCCTGCCGTGCCGGGAGGACGACAGTGTCACTGCCAAGGATCTCAGCAAG CAACTCCATTCCAGTGTGAGGACAGGGAACCTGGAGACCTGTTTGCGACTGCTCTCCTTAGGAGCTCAAGCCAACTTCTTCCATCCT GAGAAAGGAAACACCCCTCTGCACGTTGCTGCTAAGGCAGGACAGACTTTGCAAGCAGAACTGTTGGCAGTTTATGGTGCTGATCCTGGTACACAAGATTCCAATGGGAAAACTCCAGTTGATTATGCAAG GCAAGGGGGGCACCACGAGCTGGCAGAGAGGCTGGTGGAGATCCAGTACGAGCTCACAGACAGGTTGGCTTTCTACCTCTGTGGCAGGAAACCAG AGCACAAAAATGGGCAGCACTTTGTTATACCTCAGATGGCAGACAG CAGTCTGGATGTATCAGAACTGGCAAAAGCAGCCAAGAAGAAGCTTCAGTCT CTAAGCAACCACTTATTTGAAGAACTTGCCATGGATGTTTATGATGAAGTTGACAGAAGGGAAACAGATGCAG TTTGGCTTGCTACTCAGAACCACAGCACACTGGTGACAGAGACCACTGTGGtcccttttcttcctgtaaATCCTGAATACTCCTCAACCAGGAATCAG GGAAGGCAGAAACTGGCTCGATTCAATGCTCACGAGTTTGCTACACTGGTTATAGACATTTTAAGTGATGCCAAACGAAGACAGCAGGGGAATTCTCTCACTGGTTCCAAAG AAAATGTGGAGCTGATCCTGAAATCAATCAGCAATCAGCACAGCAGTGAAAGTCAGGACAATGACCAGCCTGATTATGACAGTGTTGCTTCAGATGAAGATACAGATCTGGAAACAAATGCAGCTAAATCAAGCAGGCAGAAG AGTTTGGATTCAGATTTGTCAGATGGACCAGTGACAGCCCAGGAATATATGCAGGTTAAAAATGCCTTGGTGGCTTCTGAGGTGAAGATTCAGCAGTTAATGAAAGTGAACATCAACCTGAGTGATGAGCTGAGGATTATGCAGAAAAAG GCCTCCAAGCTGGAGAAGCAGAGCAGCGTGTCTGAGAGCGACTATGACAACCCCACCACCCCcgtggagctggaggagccagG GTCGggcaggaagggcaggcagCGCAGCGTGGTGTGGCAGGGGGAGGGCTCCATCCCTGAGGACACTGACccagcccccagctccagcctgcccagTACAGAAGATGTGatcaggaaaacagagcagatCACCAAGAacatccaggagctgctgcgAGCAGCACAGGAGAACAAACATGACAG CTATATACCGTGCTCCGAGAGAATACATGTGGCAGTGACAGAGATGGCAGCCTTGTTCCCAAAA aagCCCAAGTCGGAGCTGGTGAGGACTTCCCTGCGGCTGCTGACCTCCAGCGCCTACAGGCTGCAGTCGGAGTGCAGGAAGGCGCTGCCCGCCGAGCCCAGCGCCGCGCCCGACATGCAGCTGGTGACACAGCAGGTCATCCAGTGCGCCTACGACATCGCCAAGGCTGCCAAGCAGCTGGTCACCATCACAACCAAAGAGAACAACAACTGA